Proteins encoded together in one Quercus lobata isolate SW786 chromosome 3, ValleyOak3.0 Primary Assembly, whole genome shotgun sequence window:
- the LOC115981714 gene encoding protein ROS1A-like isoform X1, which translates to MSLEDNYPGKAKVIESDYAMEEDVQSQISWFPATPAKLQNVFVRRQLLNSSQASSAVSLSSSLDENKGVCDVNVALTTKGEERNSNGMERTDFGSLGMIDLNKSACDCEEVMENTSECAGGAAKGLDFLHSRESNKDPDAWDVPLANILSTDILSLLNVAPASQSSEHAVMEPVIESISNSFFLVSQSDSERQAESEEPAAHTSLHVEHDLSPGLSNWNNSNSPETHVLQYDSQPINGSNSTFSYQSEKQNVNESLQNGIDLNKRPRQRSKKKKYWPKVVCEGKPKRTPKPKMPEPTTPKCTSSETKMSKKRKYVRKSSLKNSVTPSDVMVNTSEDVVGEGTPKPMTPEPATPKRAMVTISVDVVAEKDKPKRTPKLKAPKPETPEHASSEKTVLKRRKYVRKSKASNLVVTSDKVIGEENYSVIKTCKRALSFDLENQSQDDSAMARATSHLQPQNSCRLSSSLDLENHLEEENISLLASQHQLQNYSGKIESAAPIHENRNHRELVTAEAEKPVLECCNQGTNHTGCQHNGMYVYKRKFQVNKCYINSRKLGPVFPKMWRKRRTRQGQRRKTYSDFWSEIPAKFIIQMQSMTAMNDISFKTKDTLCQPKVKTTKRRSDTRIRRHSFDDLIIRPYKIGTKKRSKGLTQRRNLSNLSAFHVYNHTQLSTHKILGSARQEQEIEISREPETCNDVFVNSEFHDAKPEGSLANDALLFGDNHEGTVAEMCTGDSSEFHYSKSDGSLTGDALFDSNLERTVTWTERGPSFVGNTMWTEMEPSFVNLCCHNETSANPREHEDFRLSSKSRDTQEKSIKSLLENFVLVGNGQTHLLEQDQNAYGPNNGPQTLIPFEEQEKIAHNPNRRHSTISTRDAYDQERSVMAMHLEMGPFPVNLGFNINKSEKSQLEHEHFLLPTKSKALQEERSDAHASELKCISSDGQALILMQEQRTHSPNSRHNTLVPYQEQGHNAHDPTNIHGTLVPYQGPFEPTKKRQQLVKVDLDPETMRVWKQLMDNGSSDGETKADEEKKKWWNEERNVFRGRVDAFVSRMHQIQGDRRFKPWKGSVVDSVVGVFLTQNVSDHLSSSAYISLASKFPSSDQKASNENLLKVDSIEYVAPAFDSEGNELFVSKTELDMSYGFDNGAEFLAARADGAHLEGTQDKGPVKDADAPCKSEDSFRVQTTDGSQLSYSCGSIPDLGTIYTPFSMGSSKDFSEPLQSEKTTLLQKSCSNKSNILSSNENTENEYTEPRGMDDEIRNLCDRINDLALNQGANESEISFFASNVEVDHLKILEDCKTGSVDHMSKNPTLMEDSCPEVVVQQKMPSKTQEATEVVSYTFDKPFFLPGCNLQGDCGIEKGPHTKNCHEGGRTNFQTEKIAANELESLVDEMVGKMEPTSDANSLNKKRRKGKNTNSKEKSSSGMVFEETKTTTRRVKNKKVEKEEEIDWDELRRTYSTTEPRSSNHMDSVDWEAVRCAENSEIATAIKDRGQQNIIAGRIKDFLNRVVTLHKSIDLEWLRNVPPDLAKKYLLEVNGLGLKSVECVRLLALQNIAFPVDTNVGRIAVRLGWVPLQPLPEELQIHLLEQYPLMDTIQKYLWPRLCNLDQPTLYELHYQLITFGKVFCTKRKPNCIACPMKGECKHFASAFASARRALPAPAEKSIATSMVPSTAENCNPVTNPTSLLLEPNQLQASENQTKNCEPIIEEPASPEPECTPIIEEPTSPELEYIELTERDIEDFSQDDPDEILTINLSGKKFTAHQNLDENNMSRALVALTAEAAFIRMPKLKNVSRLRTEHQVYVIPDFHPLLKGLDRRVNDDPCPYLLAIWTPGETANSFEPPKKRCNSQDGELCNEKTCFSCNSIREQNSNTIRGTILIPCQTAMRGSFPLNGTYFQVNEVFADNESSQNPINVPRELIWHLERRTAYFATSATTILRGLSIDEIRTCFIRGFICVRGFDRKTRAPRPLAKRFHRSTSMMGKSKTEE; encoded by the exons ATGTCTTTAGAAGATAATTACCCGGGAAAAGCAAAAGTTATTGAATCTGACTATGCAATGGAAGAAGATGTTCAGTCACAGATCTCCTGGTTTCCAGCGACCCCTGCAAAGCTGCAGAATGTCTTTGTTAGAAGGCAATTGCTAAACAGTTCCCAAGCTTCTAGTGCGGTGTCTTTGAGTTCTTCCTTGGATGAAAACAAGGGTGTGTGTGATGTGAATGTGGCATTGACTACAAAGGGTGAGGAACGTAATTCTAATGGTATGGAACGCACAGATTTTGGTTCTTTGGGAATGATAGACTTGAACAAAAGTGCTTGTGACTGTGAAGAAGTAATGGAGAATACAAGTGAATGTGCTGGTGGAGCAGCTAAAGGCTTAGACTTTTTGCACTCTAGAGAGTCTAACAAAGATCCTGATGCTTGGGATGTACCGTTGGCAAATATCCTTTCTACGGACATCTTGAGTTTACTAAATGTAGCTCCAGCCTCTCAGTCATCTGAACATGCAGTAATGGAGCCTGTAATTGAGTCAATATCCAATagtttttttcttgtttcacaATCTGATAGTGAAAGACAAGCAGAATCAGAAGAGCCTGCCGCCCACACTTCTTTGCACGTAGAGCATGACCTCTCGCCTGGCTTAAGCAATTGGAACAATTCTAACAGCCCAGAAACTCATGTACTTCAAT ATGACTCTCAGCCCATCAATGGCTCGAATTCCACTTTTTCATATCAATCAGAGAAACAGAATGTGAATGAAAGTCTGCAAAATGGCATAGACTTGAACAAAAGGCCACGACAgagatccaaaaaaaagaaatattggCCCAAAGTGGTATGTGAAGGCAAACCCAAAAGGACTCCTAAACCTAAGATGCCAGAACCTACAACTCCAAAGTGCACTTCTTCGGAGACAAAAATGTCGAAGAAGAGGAAATATGTAAGGAAAAGCAGCCTCAAAAACTCGGTTACTCCCTCTGATGTGATGGTTAATACCTCTGAAGATGTGGTTGGAGAAGGGACTCCAAAACCTATGACACCAGAACCTGCAACTCCAAAGCGTGCTATGGTTACTATCTCTGTAGATGTGGTTGCAGAAAAGGACAAACCCAAAAGGACTCCAAAACTCAAGGCTCCAAAGCCTGAAACTCCAGAACATGCTTCTTCCGAGAAAACAGTGCTGAAGAGGAGGAAATATGTGAGGAAAAGCAAGGCTAGTAATTTGGTTGTCACCTCAGATAAGGTCATTGGAGAGGAAAATTATTCTGTCATTAAGACATGCAAGCGGGCTTTGAGTTTTGACTTAGAGAATCAGTCCCAAGATGATAGCGCCATGGCAAGAGCCACTTCCCATCTTCAACCTCAAAATTCATGCAGACTGAGTTCAAGTTTAgatttggaaaaccacttggAAGAAGAAAACATTTCTTTACTTGCTTCTCAACATCAACTCCAAAACTATAGTGGCAAAATTGAGAGTGCTGCTCCCATTCATGAAAACAGGAATCATAGAGAATTAGTTACCGCAGAAGCAGAGAAGCCAGTGTTAGAATGTTGTAACCAAGGAACAAATCATACTGGTTGTCAACACAATGGCATGTATGTTTACAAAAGGAAATTCCAAGTAAATAAATGTTATATCAATAGCAGAAAACTAGGTCCAGTTTTTCCTAAGATGTGGAGGAAAAGAAGGACCAGGCAGGGACAAAGAAGGAAGACATACAGTGATTTTTGGTCAGAAATCCCAGCCAAATTCATTATTCAAATGCAATCCATGACAGCCATGAATGATATAAGTTTCAAAACTAAAGATACATTGTGCCAACCCAAAGTTAAGACAACAAAAAGGAGGTCCGACACACGCATTCGTAGGCATAGCTTTGATGACTTAATTATACGTCCGTATAAAATTGGAACAAAAAAGAGATCCAAGGGGCTTACTCAAAGGAGGAACCTTTCTAACTTGTCTGCATTTCATGTCTATAATCATACTCAGTTATCCACACATAAAATACTTGGTAGTGCTAGGCAAGAACAAGAAATTGAGATTTCCCGTGAACCTGAAACTTGCAATGATGTTTTTGTCAATTCAGAGTTTCATGATGCAAAACCTGAAGGAAGCCTAGCTAATGATGCTTTATTATTTGGTGACAACCATGAAGGGACTGTAGCAGAGATGTGTACTGGTGACAGTTCAGAGTTTCATTATAGTAAAAGTGATGGAAGCCTAACCGGTGATGCTTTGTTTGACAGCAATCTGGAAAGGACTGTAACATGGACCGAGAGAGGACCTTCTTTTGTTGGCAATACTATGTGGACTGAGATGGAGCCCTCTTTTGTAAATTTATGTTGTCACAATGAAACTAGTGCAAACCCACGAGAACATGAGGATTTTCGACTCAGTTCAAAATCAAGAG ATACACAAGAAAAAAGCATCAAGTCccttcttgaaaattttgtgcTTGTCGGTAATGGACAAACTCATCTCCTGGAGCAAGACCAAAATGCATATGGTCCTAATAATGGGCCTCAAACACTAATTCCCTTTGAGGAACAAGAAAAAATTGCACATAACCCTAACAGAAGGCATAGCACTATCTCAACTAGGGATGCTTATGACCAGGAAAGGAGTGTAATGGCAATGCATCTTGAGATGGGACCCTTTCCTGTAAATTTGGGGTTTAATATTAACAAAAGTGAGAAAAGTCAATTGGAGCATGAGCATTTCTTGCTCCCTACCAAATCAAAAG CTCTGCAGGAAGAAAGAAGTGATGCCCACGCTTCGGAACTAAAGTGTATCAGTAGTGATGGACAAGCCCTAATTTTAATGCAAGAGCAGAGAACACATAGTCCTAACAGCAGGCACAATACTCTAGTTCCCTACCAGGAGCAAGGCCATAATGCACATGATCCTACCAACATACATGGCACACTAGTTCCCTATCAAGGGCCATTTGAGCCTACCAAAAAACGGCAACAACTTGTTAAAGTTGACCTTGATCCAGAGACAATGAGAGTTTGGAAGCAGCTAATGGATAACGGTTCTAGTGATGGTGAAACAAAAGCAgatgaggaaaagaagaaatggTGGAATGAAGAAAGGAATGTGTTCCGTGGACGGGTTGATGCATTTGTTTCCCGCATGCATCAAATCCAAG GGGATAGACGTTTCAAACCATGGAAAGGTTCAGTTGTGGACTCTGTGGTTGGAGTTTTTTTAACACAGAATGTGTCAGACCACCTttcaag TTCTGCCTACATTTCACTTGCCTCTAAGTTCCCATCAAGTGACCAGAAAGCAAGCAATGAAAATCTGCTGAAAGTTGATAGTATAGAATATGTTGCGCCAGCATTTGATTCAGAAGGTAATGAGCTGTTTGTCTCAAAAACTGAACTTGATATGAGTTATGGATTCGATAATGGAGCTGAGTTCTTGGCTGCTAGGGCAGATGGGGCTCACTTGGAAGGAACTCAAGACAAGGGGCCTGTCAAAGATGCAGATGCACCTTGTAAATCTGAAGACTCGTTTAGAGTGCAAACCACTGATGGAAGCCAGCTGTCATATTCCTGTGGATCCATACCAGATCTTGGAACAATATATACACCCTTTAGCATGGGAAGTTCCAAGGATTTTTCAGAGCCTCTACAGTCTGAAAAAACCACCTTACTGCAGAAATCATGTAGTAACAAAAGCAATATATTGTCAAGTAACGAGAACACTGAAAATGAATATACAGAACCAAGAGGAATGGATGATGAAATTAGAAACTTATGCGACAGAATAAATGACTTGGCACTTAACCAAGGTGCCAATGAATCTGAAATTTCCTTTTTCGCTTCAAATGTAGAAGTGGATCATCTGAAAATCTTGGAGGACTGCAAGACTGGGAGTGTAGACCACATGAGCAAAAACCCGACTCTTATGGAAGATTCCTGCCCTGAAGTTGTAGTTCAGCAGAAGATGCCATCAAAAACTCAAGAAGCAACTGAAGTTGTATCATATACATTTGATAAGCCTTTTTTTCTCCCAGGGTGCAACTTACAAGGTGATTGTGGGATAGAAAAAGGTCCACATACTAAAAATTGTCATGAAGGAGGAAGAACAAACTTTCAAACAGAAAAGATAGCTGCTAATGAGCTTGAAAGCTTGGTTGATGAAATGGTAGGAAAGATGGAGCCAACCAGTGATGCCAATTCCTTGAataagaaaaggagaaaagggaaaaatacaaactcaaaagaaaaatcttctTCTGGCATGGTGTTTGAGGAGACAAAGACAACTACTCGTAGAGTGAAGAATAAAAAGgttgaaaaggaagaagaaattgATTGGGATGAACTAAGGAGAACCTATTCCACTACTGAGCCAAGAAGCAGCAATCACATGGATTCTGTGGACTGGGAGGCGGTTAGATGTGCAGAAAATAGCGAGATTGCCACAGCCATCAAAGATCGTGGCCAGCAAAACATTATTGCGGGACGAATTAAG GACTTCCTTAACAGAGTGGTTACACTACATAAAAGCATCGACCTTGAATGGTTAAGAAATGTGCCACCTGATTTAGCAAA GAAATACCTTTTGGAAGTAAATGGACTGGGGTTGAAAAGTGTGGAGTGTGTACGACTTTTAGCACTTCAGAATATTGCCTTCCCA GTGGATACAAATGTTGGTCGGATAGCAGTGCGTCTAGGATGGGTCCCCCTCCAACCATTGCCTGAAGAACTCCAAATACATCTTCTAGAACA gtACCCACTTATGGATACCATTCAGAAATATCTATGGCCACGACTGTGTAACCTTGATCAACCAACATT GTATGAACTACATTATCAACTGATAACCTTTGGAAAG GTTTTCTGCACAAAGAGAAAACCGAATTGCATTGCTTGTCCAATGAAGGGAGAATGCAAACACTTCGCGAGCGCATTTGCAAG TGCGAGGCGTGCCCTACCAGCACCAGCAGAGAAAAGTATAGCAACTTCAATGGTTCCCAGTACAGCAGAAAACTGTAATCCAGTTACCAACCCAACATCGCTACTTCTTGAGCCCAACCAACTTCAAGCATCAGAGAATCAAACCAAGAACTGTGAACCTATCATTGAAGAGCCAGCATCACCAGAGCCTGAATGTACACCTATCATTGAAGAACCAACATCACCAGAGCTTGAATATATTGAATTAACAGAAAGGGACATTGAAGATTTCTCTCAGGATGATCCTGATGAAATTCTTACAATCAACCTCAGTGGTAAAAAGTTCACAGCACATCAGAATCTGGATGAGAATAACATGTCAAGAGCTTTAGTTGCTTTAACTGCAGAAGCTGCTTTCATCCGCATGCCCAAACTGAAGAATGTTAGCCGCTTAAGGACAGAGCATCAAGT CTATGTAATTCCAGATTTTCATCCACTTCTTAAAGGA CTTGATAGACGAGTAAATGATGATCCATGCCCATACCTTCTTGCCATATGGACACCAG GTGAAACTGCCAATTCATTTGAACCACCGAAGAAAAGATGCAATTCCCAGGATGGAGAACTCTGCAATGAGAAAACATGCTTTTCTTGCAACAGTATTCGAGAACAGAACTCCAACACAATTCGCGGAACaattttg ATACCCTGTCAAACGGCAATGAGAGGGAGCTTTCCACTGAATGGAACATACTTTCAAGTTAATGAG GTATTTGCTGATAATGAATCAAGCCAAAACCCAATAAATGTTCCTAGGGAATTGATATGGCATCTAGAAAGGCGAACTGCATACTTTGCAACTTCAGCAACAACAATACTTAGAG GTTTATCAATAGATGAAATTCGGACTTGCTTTATCAGAG GGTTTATTTGTGTGAGAGGATTTGACCGAAAAACAAGGGCTCCAAGACCTCTGGCAAAAAGATTCCACCGCTCAACAAGCATGATGGGAAAGTCAAAAACAGAGGAGTAG